Below is a window of 'Nostoc azollae' 0708 DNA.
TATCGGTTGCCAGGATGATGTCTTGGATGATTACTTCTTCATACCCTTTGAACTGCGCCTCTGCTGGCAGTAATTCTTGGGGATATTCTAGTATTTCTTCTCTGTCTATTTTAATCCCAGCCTTCTTACTGCCTTTGTTGTCCTTTTTTAGCGTTTGTCGCTCTTTCTCCGATGAGTGATTACTTGTGAACCCTTTTTGATTCTTGGCTTTTATCTTTGCCTGACTCTTTTCTCCCTTCAATCGGTTGTTTTCATCTCTTAACCCTTGATTTTCTGCCCGTAATTCTTTAACTTCTAATTGTAAATGCTCTATTAGATTCAGTCATATCTCTACTTTCTGACCCATGAATTCTCCTGCAATTCCTTTTCCCTCAATGCTTTGGAATAACTCTGTTTGTGATAAGTCTTTTGCTAAAATTTTCTGCCTCATGTCTCATGTTTTATAACGCCCTGTGTCCCACCCTCAACTTTTTCTTTTTTTCTCTTACCCCTACTTATTCTGCCGATAACCTGAAAATGTTGGTACAATATCCCTTTATGATTTTCCTAAGATTTATTTATAGCTTAAATGGGCGAGCACACTTATGGAATTCTGGGAACTGGTGCATTAGGCGGTTTTTATGGGGCAAAACTGCAAAAAGCTGGTCATAACGTCCACTTTTTACTCAAAAGTGATTACCCAGATGTAAAACAAAATGGTTTAATCGTTGAATCTAAAGATGGTGATTTTCTCCTCCCCCAAGTCCAGGCATACAACGATGTAGGAAAAATGCCTAGCTGTGATGTAGTGGTAGTAGCACTCAAAACAACTCAAAACCACTTGCTACAGCAGATGTTACCAGCAGTCATCAAGGATGATGGGGTAGTGTTGGTATTGCAAAATGGGCTAGGTATAGAAGCACAAGTAGCCGAAATTGTGGGTAATATAAGAGTGCTAGGGGGGTTATGTTTTCTCTGTTCCAACAAAGTGGGACCAGGACATATCCGTCATTTAGACTATGGACAAATTACCTTGGGTGAATATACCTCTAACTATTATCCCAGTGGATTTACAGATAAAATGCAGGAAATAGCCACAGATTTTGAAAATGCTGGTATTTCCATAGAACTAGTAGAAGATTTATTATTAGGACGTTGGAAAAAATTGGTGTGGAATATTCCTTATAATGGACTGTCTGTAATTCTCAATGCCACAACTGACGAATTAATGGCAAATATGCACACCCGTCAGTTGGTTGAACAATTGATGTTTGAAGTAATATTGGGGGCAAAAAGTACGGAGAGGTTAATTCCTGAAAGCTTCATTCAAACCATGCTTGACTATACAGTAAAAATGAAACCGTATCGGACTAGCATGAAAATTGATTTTGATGAATGTCGTCCTTTAGAAGTAGAAGCAATTTTTGGTAACTCCTTAAAGAAAGCAGAAGCAGGAGGTGTAAATTTACCACAAACTCGTTGTTTATATCAACAGTTGAAGTTTTTGGATCGGAAAGGGAAGAGGTGACAGGTGACAAGTGACAGAGAGATAAAGCAGGGGAGACAATTAATAATTACCTTCGCGAAGCGTTTCCGAATAAAATACTAAAAATTACGAATTACTAAATTATCTCATACCCAATATTTCTGAGATAGCGTGAACAATATCCAGAGAGCAATTACCCTTCACTGCCCGAAATGACTCAAGTTTATAAAGCATAAATTGCAAAAGAGAGAACTAGTCACACAGAGAGAACTGATTTTAATTTGTAATCTTACTTCTTGGCTAAATTGTCCTAAAAAACTCTGGCGCTCCCGTAATGAATTGAGTAATACACCAAAGTGTTTCTTCACAAAGCATTTTTGATTGCGACTGCTTGTTCTAATCCGCCAGAAGGAAGAGTGCGTTGGACAATGCAATTATTAGCGGAGCATTTAGTGAAGGTTGGTATCATAGATTGAATCTCAGACGAAACAATACGCCAAACTCTAAAAAAAATGAAATTAAACCGTGGTTAAAAGAAAAGTGGTGTATTCCCGAAGTTAACCCAGAGTATGTGTTTAGAATAGAAGATGTTTTGGATTTGTACAATGAGCCATATGATCCAAAAAAACCTACACTCTGCCTAGATGAACGCCCATATCAATTATTAGAAGAAGTAAGACTTCCTTTGCCACCAGAACCACATCAGCCTGAAGGTTATGATTGTGAGTATAAACCCAATGGTGTTGTAAATTTATTTGGCTTTTTTAAACCAATAGCCGGGTGGAGGCATATTGAAGTTACACAAAGTCGGACAAAAGCTGGTTTTGCTAAACAATTAAAAGATTTAGTAGATGTTTATTACCCCCAAGCTGATGTGATACC
It encodes the following:
- a CDS encoding putative 2-dehydropantoate 2-reductase, which codes for MGEHTYGILGTGALGGFYGAKLQKAGHNVHFLLKSDYPDVKQNGLIVESKDGDFLLPQVQAYNDVGKMPSCDVVVVALKTTQNHLLQQMLPAVIKDDGVVLVLQNGLGIEAQVAEIVGNIRVLGGLCFLCSNKVGPGHIRHLDYGQITLGEYTSNYYPSGFTDKMQEIATDFENAGISIELVEDLLLGRWKKLVWNIPYNGLSVILNATTDELMANMHTRQLVEQLMFEVILGAKSTERLIPESFIQTMLDYTVKMKPYRTSMKIDFDECRPLEVEAIFGNSLKKAEAGGVNLPQTRCLYQQLKFLDRKGKR
- a CDS encoding IS630 family transposase; this encodes MDNAIISGAFSEGWYHRLNLRRNNTPNSKKNEIKPWLKEKWCIPEVNPEYVFRIEDVLDLYNEPYDPKKPTLCLDERPYQLLEEVRLPLPPEPHQPEGYDCEYKPNGVVNLFGFFKPIAGWRHIEVTQSRTKAGFAKQLKDLVDVYYPQADVIPLLIDNLNIHTPSVLYEVFSPQEARRIIRKLDFHYTPKHASWLNQVEIELSVLSH